A single Maniola hyperantus chromosome 11, iAphHyp1.2, whole genome shotgun sequence DNA region contains:
- the eca gene encoding transmembrane emp24 domain-containing protein eca yields MKLINFSSLLTLVLVLDYASALYFHIAEGERKCFIEEIPDDTTVIVNYKVELFDPRSGGFMPSSPGIGMHVEVRDPNDRVVLSRVYSSEGMISFTSATPGEHVLCMYSNSTSWFSGSQLRVHLDIQVGEHAVDYANVAQKDKLSELQLRIRQLLDQVHQITKEQSYQRHREERFRQTSESTNSRVLWWSLLQTGVLVAIGYWQMRHLKSFFEAKKLV; encoded by the exons ATGAAGTTAATTAACTTTTCCTCGCTCTTAACCTTAGTATTAGTTTTAGATTATGCATCAGCTTTATATTTTCACATAGCGGAGGGTGAAAGGAAATGTTTCATTGAAGAAATACCGGATGACACGACTGTGATCG TGAACTACAAAGTAGAGCTGTTCGACCCTCGGTCAGGCGGCTTTATGCCTTCGTCACCTGGTATTGGAATGCATGTGGAAGTTCGCGACCCCAATGATCGAGTGGTGCTTTCGCGAGTGTATTCCTCTGAGGGAATGATCTCTTTCACTTCAGCGACACCTGGTGAACACGTACTGTGCATGTACTCGAATAGCACCTCTTGGTTTAGTGGATCACAATTAAGA GTGCACTTAGATATCCAAGTTGGTGAGCATGCTGTAGACTATGCCAATGTGGCACAGAAGGACAAACTCAGCGAGCTGCAGCTAAGGATCAGACAGCTGTTGGATCAAGTGCACCAGATCACCAAGGAACAGAGCTATCAGAGG CATCGTGAAGAAAGATTCAGACAGACTTCAGAAAGTACAAACTCACGGGTCCTATGGTGGAGTTTACTTCAGACCGGTGTTCTCGTAGCTATTGGATACTGGCAGATGAGGCATCTCAAGAGTTTCTTTGAGGCTAAGAAATTAGTTTAG